The stretch of DNA GCAAATATATCTTCTGAAAGCTTGGAGCCGTCCGTTGATAACATAACAGTTTAGGAGGTGCCACGTTTGGTGAGGGCTGGGTAGCTATGCTGTCTATTATGTGGAGTCCAGTTAACAACACATACAATTAATATCACTGTGAAGAAGTGAAGATACTGGCATACTGAACATATATACTAGTTAGCAGCATTTACTTGTTGCGGTCTGTATGTGCCAAATGATATTGTTAAATATTACAGTGGGGATTTAGGACTGTAGGACAGGAAGTGAATAACTCCTCTTTGATAATACTCCATCCGTATCAAAATACAACACGTTTTTTGATACTCCCTTTGTATCAAAAAGCGTCTTGTGTTTTGATACATAGGGAGTAGTAAGCAGTACATCGACTTGCTGTGGCCTGTATGTGCCAATGATATTCTTAAATTCCAATGCGGTGAGAACAGGGGAGTTTAGAAAACTGAATTCTGAACAACGAGACAACGTGAATATGAAGAACAGAGCGAAAGAAAGGAGACCTTCTTCCTCGGCAACAGCAGCAACAAGCTGAAAGAACTCAAGCCCTTTGGCAAAGTTCTTCACCTTCCATGCCCTGTGCAATTTCAGAATGCCACCCTCATTTTTCACCTCCCAACCAGCCACCTGTTTTCAAGGGAGGTCAGTCGACATAGCTGGTCTTAATCAAGTTTTTTTTCTTTACTATAGCAAAGCATGAGAAGAAAAGAAAACCTGCTCTAGCAACGTTTTAGCAGAATCTTCTGACATGGCTTGTAAATCCTTTGAATTGCATGAGACACAACTCCTTTTTGATAATTCTGCAAAAAAAAAACGCATGCTTTTTTTGACAGGACTGCATAGTGATCCGTGGCCTCAAGCTCAGAAGCACACATCTGGGGAGGCCTAGATCGAGAGAGATTTAGAAAACgaacggggcagcggcggcggcgcgcgctcaCCGACTTTAGCCGCGGCCTCGTCCCCCGTCGCCTGCGAGGCGGAGCGGCCAGTGGGGGCGGACGCGCTGGGTGCCGCCTGGTCGCGGAGTAGGGTGCGCCCCTCCATCCCTGAGCTCCGGGGAGACAGCGGCGCGGTGCCGTGGCACTCCAG from Triticum dicoccoides isolate Atlit2015 ecotype Zavitan chromosome 6A, WEW_v2.0, whole genome shotgun sequence encodes:
- the LOC119317962 gene encoding pterin-4-alpha-carbinolamine dehydratase 2, mitochondrial-like isoform X2, which encodes MEGRTLLRDQAAPSASAPTGRSASQATGDEAAAKVELSKRSCVSCNSKDLQAMSEDSAKTLLEQVAGWEVKNEGGILKLHRAWKVKNFAKGLEFFQLVAAVAEEEGHHPDLHLVGWNNVKIDVWTHSVSGLTDNDFILAAKINELKLGDLLSKKKATAQE
- the LOC119317962 gene encoding pterin-4-alpha-carbinolamine dehydratase 2, mitochondrial-like isoform X1, whose product is MEGRTLLRDQAAPSASAPTGRSASQATGDEAAAKVGERAPPPLPQLSKRSCVSCNSKDLQAMSEDSAKTLLEQVAGWEVKNEGGILKLHRAWKVKNFAKGLEFFQLVAAVAEEEGHHPDLHLVGWNNVKIDVWTHSVSGLTDNDFILAAKINELKLGDLLSKKKATAQE
- the LOC119317962 gene encoding pterin-4-alpha-carbinolamine dehydratase 2, mitochondrial-like isoform X4, which gives rise to MRFFFAELSKRSCVSCNSKDLQAMSEDSAKTLLEQVAGWEVKNEGGILKLHRAWKVKNFAKGLEFFQLVAAVAEEEGHHPDLHLVGWNNVKIDVWTHSVSGLTDNDFILAAKINELKLGDLLSKKKATAQE
- the LOC119317962 gene encoding pterin-4-alpha-carbinolamine dehydratase 2, mitochondrial-like isoform X3, with protein sequence MEGRTLLRDQAAPSASAPTGRSASQATGDEAAAKVGERAPPPLPQLSKRSCVSCNSKDLQAMSEDSAKTLLEQVAGWEVKNEGGILKLHRAWKVKNFAKGLEFFQLVAAVAEEEGHHPDLHLVGWNNVKIDVWTHSVRKSNQLK